A segment of the Lycium ferocissimum isolate CSIRO_LF1 chromosome 5, AGI_CSIRO_Lferr_CH_V1, whole genome shotgun sequence genome:
CCCGCTAGACAATTTTCACAAGTGGACAATTCCACATGTTCAATGCCGGCAAGCAAACCTTGTTTCGCTAGCCTTTGCATTCTTTGTTGGCCAATATGACCAAGGCTAGTATGCCATATGTTTACATCACTATCATATTTATTTGTAGAAGCAAACATAGAAAAACTAGCATTATTATTGAATGAACCATAATCCAAATCCATAATAAATAAACCTCCGGTCACATGAACAAAACCAAATAATGTTGAATCATAAGTCAACTTGAGATAAGTGTCATGAAAAAACAAGCTAAATCCTAGCCTAAGCAAAACAGAGACTGAAATAACATTCCGACGAATTGTTGGTGCATAGAGGACATCATGTAGAATTAGGTCTCGACCGCCACGCAGGACTAACTTGCATGTACCGATCCCTTCAACAGCAACTTTATTGTTGTTTCCTACATATATCCACTTTGCTCCAAgtgaaactcgccgaaattcaACAAAAGCATTGCGCTCCCAAGCTATGTGGTCCGTTGCTCCCGAGTCTACAATCCACAAAGGATTAGATTCAGTTAGTAAAACAGAACTAGAAACACAAAGTTCACTAATTCGAATTTTATGAAATACCTTTCTAGGAGGCTCAGAGCAATCCTTAGCATAGTGACCCTTCTTGTCACAATTATAGCACTTCACTTTAGCAACATTGACACGTTTGGGACGtctattctttcctttttcagtCTTTGCTCGTTTAGCAGGCTGAGCTGGCTGAGTTTGAGGTGGCCCTCTCTTCTTTCCCCAGTTCTTTCGCTTTGATCACCTTTGTTTTTGGAGGTTGTTGCCATGCGCAACTCAGCTATTGTCTTTGCAGCCTCAAGTCGTTCCTTCTCTAACTCAAGATGCCTCTGGACATCTTCTAGAGTTGTGATTCTTTCATTATGAGTCAAGTGCATCTTCATATGATCCCACGAACTAGGCAAAGAGTGTATGACAGCTTGAATTTGTTGTTCATCGGTCAACACATGACCAGCATCTTTTAACTTCCCGATCATGTTTGTCATTTGCCTCAGATGCGTTTTCATTGAATGCTCTGGGCGTTTCTTGTATGAGTCAAACTTGATCGTCAAGGATCTTAGCCTTGCAGTAGAACAGGTACCAAACCTATTCTTCAAAGCAATCCAAAGTTCCATAGCCCTTTGGTGATCCTTGAACTCCCTTAGGATGCCATCATCCAAGGTGCTTAGCAACGTAATGCGAGCAAAGGGAGTCCTTTTTCCTCCAAGCATAATACGCTTCACGGTCACACCTATGCTGAACCGTGTTGCCATCCTCAGGCTCATTCATGACATTGTTAATGGCCTCCAGAGCCTCTTGCTCTTCCAAAGACATATTGAACTTTCAAACTCCAAGTTTCATAGTTGTCACCATTGAGTTTCAACCCTTTGTTAAGCTCAGCAACAATGTTTTTCGAAGCAGTAGTCATTCTttaacacacaaaaaaataatgagaaccattaaaataataaaacgcAAGGCACAATGTtcaacacacatacatattatgAAACTAAGCATCAATTGACTAAGGTAATAAACACATATATTAATCATGGAGTCGAGAGTTCACTATGTTCCCAATCATCATCcagaaattaaaatattatgaaaTTAGCCTAGTCAATTACCTAGCTTAGCATCTTAATCATATTTAGGCAGCATAATTGTCTATCATGATTTTATAATCCCATATGGATTATCAGTTAAACAAATTAACTTTTATACGCATGCTAATAAATTCACATGAAAATCTTAATGTCAAACTAATTAACATAGTACACATGTTAAACAAATTAACAAGCAAGATTAATGTTAAACCAAGTAACATATATTTCATGCtaaattaacataaaatgtgTTAAACTataacatattatacatgttaaAAATATTAACATAGACTTTACCATAATGATGTTAAACTAATTAGCATTTAGCACACATCAAACAAGTTAACATGAAATTAACGTTAAACTAATTAACATTTCCAAGcatgaaaaaaataacaaataactTTATTGTCAAgctaattaatatttcaaaCATGTTGAGcacatcaacaaaaaaaaaatctaatgttAAATAAATTAACATTATAAGCATGCTAaacaaaataatcaaataaatctAATGTTAAACTAATTAACATTTTAAACTTGCTAAacaaattaacaaataaatCTGATGTTAAACAAATTAACATTTTGAACATGTTAAACAAATTTGACAAATACATCTAATGTTAAACtaattaacattttttttaaagcaattgggataataatttaatgtcattaagaaaatataaatactAAATTTATATTCTGAATATTAGGTCCATATGACCAAATCTCTTAATCTggatattaattaaaaaaacaaaacaaaacctTTTAAATCAAGCCATTAGCCCAAAAAAATCAGTCATGATTAAACTGGGCATTTAGCTCATTACCTAGTTCtgtaaccaaaagaaaaacaaccAGAGCATTGAAATGGGCTCTAAGCCCAAGATTTCTTATTctgcagcaaaaaaaaaaaaaaaaaaaactactcaAGCCCATTAAAAGAATATATCTTCTCTAAGGTAATGCTAGGTTAAACTAGTTGCTTTTCCTCCCAAAATTTTTTGCCTTGCTGCTATGGAGCTCACGTTccaattcccttttttttttttttatttttttttgaatgattaTATATCAGTTCttaataaaattgagaaaacacattttctcttctcttcttcctATTTCTTCACTGTTGCCACCATCACCATTGTTGGAACACaaagttccttttttttattattttttttttattttgcttctGCCATTAGAGAAGAGGGAAGGAAGAAGCCATTGCATCTTTTACCTTCGTATCTCCGGCACAGCCACCGTCCGTTTGACAGTGGTAGGCAGCGATCTCAGGCGGTGACGGAGCGGGTACTGATTgagaaaacaaccaaaaaaaacttttttttcttctgaaaaCTGATTTCAGAATCTATTATCGGTTAAAATCTAAATatttaacagatttcaaaacttTAGTTCATATCGTAGAACAAAATTGATAAAGGTTAAGTCGAAACATATCCGGATATAAAAAAACATTAACCTGACTTAAAACGTAATTTTAAATCAAAGATACTACAAAGTTTTATTATTTCCAATTGCACAGTGCAAAACAATAAATACTCAGTTCTAAATACACACAGTAAATCAGAACagttctttaattatttttcagacCAGAAAACCAACCCTATGGCTCTTGATACCAATGAAGGTTTACACATAACACATTAATCTAAATTAATTAGATAGCGCGTAAACCATAAAAGGAGAACTTACGTGTTCTTCGTGTAGCGGAAGCGGAAGTCGAAGCGCGGCTGGAATTACTGGCCGATGGTGGTTGTCACGATATATTGGAGCAACCCCCTAAATCACAGTCTAAACCCTAATATATTGTAAAGAAGAGAAGAGCAGAAAAATACTGTAGAAGTATGTTTTATTTTACACCATAAGTGTTATGATATAGGAAATATTAGGGCTAAGTTTAATTACCCTAATGGACCTTAAGCACCCCTTATGGGTGGACCCAAATTTCCTGCAGTTAGAATACGACTACACATATTGCTCAAGATATGCCAACATACCGCTAATGCTCTCATATGAAAACTCTATATATCATAGATAGTACGTAAGATTATTCTAACGAATGCAGCTGGACAGTATTCTTTGCAACAAATTATGAGAAGGCCGGGAAGAACGAAAGATACAGACCAATAAAAAAAGTCAAGTGGGCTAGCATTTTAGTTGAAACAGACCAATAAGAGAAGTCAGCTTGGGCTGTAATGTTGGTGTCGAATACACCATAAGGATGAGCTTCGGCATTTTTTCCAACTATACATGGTATCAGCCCAGGGGCccatcttttttttattattccctctgtctcaatttatgtgaaatcATTCGGATTACAAGtgtcaatatttttttaaaaaaaatttagttgtGAATTTGAGCACAAAACCTTTaagtttcttaaaataaaacttacatatttggaaactatgtaaaaaatactataagtcacaataattaataatttaaaatttttaagaagTATATAAAAAGATCGCGGTCAAAGAAAAACTCGTTTAACtcttcaaaatccaaaaggTGCTACATAAATTGGGAAGGAGGGGTATGTCAATAGAAAGCACCTCCTTGAAAAAAACCATCTTAAATTATTACGCTTAGCTGTGGACTTCAATATGTACTCTACCCTACGAGGTGATTAACACCACGTTTCtcttacattttttctaaattatttgagttataaattatcatgacttatagtaccttttatgtatatatataaattttatttttacaaacttaaaaaattcatatatatCCAAATTTAcggtcaaagttataaagtttga
Coding sequences within it:
- the LOC132058335 gene encoding uncharacterized protein LOC132058335 — encoded protein: MSLRMATRFSIGVTVKRIMLGGKRTPFARITLLSTLDDGILREFKDHQRAMELWIALKNRFGTCSTARLRSLTIKFDSYKKRPEHSMKTHLRQMTNMIGKLKDAGHVLTDEQQIQAVIHSLPSSWDHMKMHLTHNERITTLEDVQRHLELEKERLEAAKTIAELRMATTSKNKGDQSERTGERREGHLKLSQLSLLNEQRLKKERIDVPNVSMLLK